Proteins from one Ranitomeya variabilis isolate aRanVar5 chromosome 1, aRanVar5.hap1, whole genome shotgun sequence genomic window:
- the LOC143797432 gene encoding potassium voltage-gated channel subfamily V member 2-like, whose amino-acid sequence MKDICAKEKPLSARVRFVEHSHSLADLYKGNVYSSFTEQNSKQGGRNSIQSSIRNPFILNLNVGGKKFQIDCLAAAKYPVTRIGRIATCSDPVKRLDLCDEYSVQRNEYFFDRDPTVFCYISHFYCSGILWIMDELCPLNYVEEIEYWGIHINYTHNCCRTLFLEHQDELKENIKIQKELQAELERHDHEKHFEGKWLGNLRKRVWNLVENPYSSIPAKMLAILSSIFVLISIVTMCLSTVDELKHLNLYGVSYMEHVEIACVIFFSTEYIMRLLSTSDIRRFLKTVLNIVDLIAILPFYIQIIFERFSEEAYVNLHPDDMEKMERVGQLGKVLKIIRLMRIFRILKLARHSIGLRAFGFTIRQCYQQVCCLFLFIAMGVFTFSALMHSVEHDIPGTNFTSIPDAWWWAAVSISTVGYGDTIPDTILGRIVAFLCISFGIILNGMPISILYNRFSDFYAKLKAHESTSVMKTTEIRFKERIMEKIKTCCVTGQNTN is encoded by the exons ATGAAAGACATATGTGCTAAAGAAAAACCTCTTTCTGCCAGAGTCAGGTTTGTAGAACACTCTCACAGTCTGGCGGATCTTTACAAAGGAAATGTATATTCTAGTTTTACTGAGCAGAATTCTAAACAAGGAGGCCGAAACTCTATCCAGTCATCAATAAGAAATCCTTTTATCCTCAACCTCAATGTCGGAGGAAAGAAATTTCAGATTGATTGTTTAGCAGCAGCAAAATACCCAGTGACTAGAATTGGAAGAATTGCTACTTGTTCTGATCCCGTAAAAAGATTAGATCTTTGTGATGAATATTCTGTGCAGAGGAATGAATATTTCTTTGACCGGGATCCTACAGTTTTCTGCTACATATCCCATTTCTATTGTAGTGGAATTTTATGGATAATGGATGAGCTTTGCCCTCTTAACTATGTTGAGGAAATTGAGTACTGGGGCATTCATATAAATTATACACATAACTGTTGTCGTACTCTGTTCCTAGAACATCAAGATGAACTGAAAGAGAATATTAAGATACAGAAAGAACTCCAAGCTGAGCTTGAACGTCATGATCATGAAAAGCACTTTGAAGGCAAGTGGCTTGGAAATTTGCGGAAAAGGGTATGGAATTTAGTGGAAAATCCATACTCTTCTATTCCAGCTAAAATGTTAGCAATTTTATCCAGTATTTTTGTCTTGATTTCTATTGTAACCATGTGTCTCAGTACTGTAGATGAACTTAAACATCTGAACCTCTATGGTGTATCTTATATGGAGCATGTGGAAATTGCCTGTGTTATATTCTTCTCCACTGAGTATATCATGAGACTATTATCAACCTCAGATATTAGAAGATTTCTAAAAACAGTGTTAAACATTGTAGACCTTATTGCTATTTTACCATTTTATATTCAAATTATATTTGAGAGGTTCTCAGAAGAAGCATATGTCAATCTGCACCCCGATGATATGGAGAAAATGGAAAGAGTGGGACAACTTGGAAAAGTGCTAAAAATAATTCGACTTATGAGGATATTTCGTATTTTAAAACTGGCCCGTCATTCTATTGGACTAAGAGCTTTTGGTTTCACCATCCGTCAGTGCTACCAACAAGTTTGCTGTTTGTTCCTGTTCATTGCCATGGGTGTGTTTACATTCTCTGCTTTAATGCATTCTGTCGAACATGATATCCCTGGTACCAATTTCACCAGCATTCCAGATGCCTGGTGGTGGGCAGCG GTCAGCATTTCCACTGTAGGATATGGTGATACAATTCCTGATACAATTTTGGGGCGGATTGTAGCATTTCTGTGTATATCTTTTGGTATTATTCTGAATGGCATGCCCATATCTATACTTTACAACAGGTTTTCAGACTTTTATGCAAAACTAAAAGCACATGAAAGTACCAGTGTTATGAAAACTACAGAAATCAGATTTAAGGAAAGGATAATGGAGAAGATAAAAACCTGTTGTGTCACAGGACAAAATACCAATTAG